In the genome of Desulfobaccales bacterium, one region contains:
- a CDS encoding substrate-binding domain-containing protein has protein sequence MVKKFLAAVAGLILLLASLAALAAPAPFNGVYGSGPEKFTLATGSPGELGLLKALGEGFDKAMQGKITLQWLKAGSGKSLQLLKEKQVDMIMVHAPAAEKQAVQEGWAIDRTLIGSNEFYIVGPANDPAKIAEAKSALDAYRRIAAAKAKFFSRGDNSGTHKKELAIWKEAGVKPEGPWYIVTKDFMTATLKRADQEKGYFMVDSSTWAAEKKNMPNLKVLYKGDKLLINTYHALCQPQGATPQAALAAKFIAFVASPAGQQIIKDYGKDRYGEGLYNDAAYARQYVH, from the coding sequence ATGGTGAAAAAATTTCTGGCAGCGGTAGCGGGTCTCATTTTATTACTGGCGTCTCTCGCAGCGCTGGCAGCCCCGGCTCCATTTAACGGCGTATATGGCAGCGGTCCCGAAAAATTTACGCTCGCCACCGGCAGCCCCGGGGAGTTGGGGCTGCTCAAGGCCCTGGGGGAAGGGTTTGATAAGGCCATGCAGGGGAAGATTACCCTCCAGTGGCTTAAGGCCGGTTCGGGAAAATCGCTCCAGTTGCTCAAAGAAAAGCAAGTCGACATGATCATGGTGCATGCCCCGGCCGCCGAAAAGCAGGCGGTGCAGGAGGGCTGGGCCATTGACCGCACTCTTATCGGCTCCAACGAATTCTATATAGTCGGCCCGGCCAACGATCCGGCCAAAATCGCTGAAGCCAAGAGTGCCCTGGACGCCTATCGCCGCATTGCCGCGGCCAAAGCAAAATTTTTCTCCCGGGGCGACAATTCCGGCACCCATAAGAAAGAATTGGCCATCTGGAAAGAGGCCGGCGTCAAGCCGGAGGGACCCTGGTATATCGTCACCAAAGATTTTATGACCGCCACCCTGAAGCGAGCCGACCAGGAGAAGGGCTACTTCATGGTGGACAGCAGCACCTGGGCGGCCGAGAAAAAGAATATGCCCAATCTCAAGGTGCTTTACAAGGGCGACAAGCTGTTGATAAACACCTACCATGCCCTCTGCCAGCCCCAGGGCGCTACCCCGCAAGCGGCGCTGGCGGCCAAGTTTATCGCATTTGTGGCCTCTCCGGCGGGCCAGCAGATCATCAAAGATTATGGCAAAGACCGGTACGGCGAGGGACTCTATAATGATGCCGCTTACGCCCGTCAGTATGTGCATTAA
- a CDS encoding MMPL family transporter has product MRGFRLCAWPILIVAVVLAVASVYYTFTHLTVRTSRNDLVASNQRLIQQSEKMDKAFGGRDGMVVVVENGHPRRAIKFAEDLATELRRYPEHFPELFYHINPESFKHSALLYLDDKDLTKIKDSLLGQQSLLSGLAANPSLLTFYQLVNDQMARAMIGELFTGFLGEKEKKELPDVSLLNASLRGLVASLEGKKPQNSLFSSFFPKELSDLGDAGYFFTDNDKFLLFLVTPKGDGYASRSLDLALLRDVVHRVQARYPGLQAGVTGPDALEADEMHSSMQDITLATWLSLAGQLCLMILFFWSLRRTLVEGFVLILGLCWTFGLVTLVVGHLNLLSLIFAPLMLGLTIDYGIHWFCRLEEEEGAAGHCSTEVLACTFQRSAPGIVYAGLAAVVSFVPLAFVGFKGLAELGIILAMGILVMLIATLVLVPSLVIITEKCTPGDFPQECPPQPIPFLHLHWRRPGLMVALGVMITALGGVALHYVPFDLNPLHLQNPSAESVVWEYKLIEDSKYSTSYGALATASLKELQARSEALKKLPTVSHVESVLSFLPHQVTEKRQILREMLPVIRSINFPGAPAGSSDPQKLAGILSRLNFKMAEAVKNLEKEQAATKEQFVETHRLINQIVPRLLADDPQLNRRLADYGKYFFSDLRDTWDQFRDYVISGLNAPVPTLADLPRPVRQRFVSPDGLYLIRVFPSEDTWNFGPLKRFVKSLWSVDPNSVGDPVLLYNFTLGFRNSILWAAGMALLAIAVMLVLLFRSLTMALLALIPLLVGTGLTINLMWLLNLPFNQANVLFVPLVLGEGIEFGIIILARWRLEESARAITLPASTAKGVALAALTTTLGFGSLMVSGHRGTFSLGLLATVGSLSVLVASLSILPAFLRLVEKGYNLQPSVKPSLGLGRWLHRMIRKKTDEKTALDL; this is encoded by the coding sequence ATGCGCGGGTTTAGACTGTGCGCCTGGCCCATCCTGATTGTGGCCGTGGTTCTGGCCGTGGCTTCAGTCTATTATACTTTTACCCACCTGACGGTCCGCACCAGCCGCAACGACCTGGTGGCCAGTAACCAGCGCCTTATCCAACAGAGCGAGAAGATGGACAAGGCCTTTGGGGGCCGTGACGGCATGGTGGTGGTGGTAGAGAACGGGCATCCCCGCCGGGCCATTAAGTTCGCCGAAGACTTGGCCACGGAGTTGCGGCGCTATCCTGAGCATTTTCCTGAACTTTTCTATCATATCAACCCAGAGAGCTTCAAGCATTCGGCCCTCCTCTATCTGGACGACAAAGATCTCACCAAGATCAAAGATAGTCTTCTGGGGCAGCAAAGTCTGCTGTCGGGCCTGGCCGCCAACCCGAGCCTGCTCACCTTCTACCAGTTAGTGAATGACCAGATGGCCCGGGCCATGATCGGGGAACTCTTCACTGGCTTTTTGGGTGAAAAGGAGAAAAAGGAACTACCGGATGTGTCCCTGCTGAATGCCTCTCTCCGGGGCCTGGTTGCCAGCCTGGAGGGTAAAAAACCCCAGAATTCCCTGTTCAGCAGCTTTTTCCCAAAGGAACTGAGCGACTTAGGCGACGCGGGCTACTTTTTCACCGATAATGACAAATTCCTTTTGTTCCTGGTGACGCCCAAAGGTGACGGTTATGCTTCCCGCAGTTTAGACCTGGCTCTCCTGCGCGACGTGGTGCATCGGGTCCAAGCCCGGTATCCCGGCTTGCAGGCGGGGGTGACCGGTCCTGACGCCCTGGAAGCCGACGAGATGCACAGTTCCATGCAAGACATCACCCTGGCCACTTGGCTATCCCTGGCCGGCCAGTTATGTCTGATGATACTGTTTTTCTGGAGTCTGAGGCGCACCCTGGTGGAGGGGTTTGTGCTCATCCTGGGTCTGTGTTGGACTTTTGGGCTAGTCACCCTGGTGGTGGGCCACCTCAACCTCCTCTCTCTGATTTTTGCGCCGTTAATGTTGGGACTCACCATTGACTACGGCATTCACTGGTTTTGCCGCCTGGAAGAAGAGGAAGGCGCCGCGGGCCATTGCAGCACCGAGGTATTAGCCTGCACGTTTCAGCGCTCGGCCCCGGGGATCGTCTACGCCGGTTTGGCTGCCGTTGTTTCCTTTGTGCCTCTGGCTTTTGTGGGCTTTAAGGGGCTGGCGGAATTGGGCATCATCCTCGCTATGGGCATCCTGGTGATGCTGATCGCCACCCTGGTCCTGGTGCCATCCCTGGTGATTATTACGGAAAAATGCACTCCGGGGGACTTCCCCCAGGAATGTCCGCCGCAACCCATACCGTTTCTGCATCTGCATTGGCGTCGGCCTGGTCTCATGGTCGCTCTGGGGGTGATGATTACGGCCCTTGGGGGGGTTGCTCTACACTATGTTCCATTCGATCTGAACCCCCTGCACCTGCAGAATCCTTCTGCCGAATCAGTGGTGTGGGAATACAAGCTCATCGAGGATTCCAAATACTCCACCTCATATGGCGCCCTGGCCACAGCCTCTCTCAAGGAACTTCAGGCCCGGAGCGAGGCCCTGAAAAAGCTGCCCACGGTCTCTCACGTAGAGTCAGTGCTCTCTTTTCTGCCTCATCAGGTAACGGAAAAACGTCAGATCCTCAGGGAGATGCTGCCGGTCATCCGCAGCATCAACTTCCCCGGGGCCCCGGCGGGATCCTCCGATCCCCAGAAGTTGGCCGGGATTTTGAGCCGGCTCAATTTTAAAATGGCTGAAGCCGTCAAGAACCTTGAAAAGGAGCAAGCGGCCACCAAGGAGCAGTTTGTGGAGACCCATCGGCTCATTAATCAGATTGTGCCGCGGCTTTTGGCCGACGATCCTCAATTGAACCGCCGCCTGGCAGACTATGGGAAGTATTTTTTCTCGGATCTGAGAGACACCTGGGACCAGTTCCGGGACTACGTCATATCGGGGTTGAATGCCCCGGTCCCCACTCTGGCGGACTTGCCCCGGCCAGTCCGACAACGCTTCGTCAGCCCTGATGGCTTGTACCTCATCCGGGTTTTTCCTTCGGAAGATACCTGGAATTTTGGCCCCCTGAAACGGTTTGTTAAAAGTCTCTGGAGTGTTGACCCTAATTCCGTCGGGGACCCGGTGCTCCTGTATAACTTCACTCTGGGGTTCCGAAATTCCATCCTCTGGGCTGCGGGCATGGCCTTATTGGCCATTGCCGTCATGCTGGTGCTGCTCTTCCGCAGCCTGACAATGGCCCTGCTGGCGCTGATTCCTTTGCTGGTGGGCACGGGCCTCACCATTAACTTGATGTGGCTGCTCAACCTCCCGTTCAACCAGGCCAATGTCCTTTTCGTGCCGTTGGTTCTGGGGGAGGGGATTGAATTCGGGATCATTATTTTGGCCCGGTGGCGGTTGGAAGAATCGGCCAGGGCCATTACTCTGCCCGCCAGCACCGCCAAAGGGGTGGCCCTGGCGGCCTTGACCACGACCTTGGGGTTCGGGAGTCTGATGGTTTCAGGGCACCGGGGCACCTTCAGCTTGGGGCTGTTGGCAACCGTGGGCAGCCTGAGTGTGCTTGTGGCCTCTTTGAGTATCTTGCCGGCTTTCCTCCGCCTGGTGGAAAAGGGTTACAACCTCCAACCCTCGGTTAAGCCCTCTCTGGGCCTGGGACGCTGGTTGCATCGAATGATAAGGAAGAAAACCGATGAGAAGACCGCTCTGGATCTTTAG
- a CDS encoding molybdopterin-dependent oxidoreductase: MAGKQVYSICGMCTVRCPIQVEVRENRISFIQGNPHAAGMEGALCARGGAGIALIEDRERPQYPMIRTGARGEGKWRQVSWDEALDYTAERLKDVMDKYGAKTVLFSDRGGPFRDLYQAFMRGLGSPNYCNHDSACARNVQHAALSVIGGGRKEVGYDYKNARHVVLQTRNIFEAINVKEVNDLLEGMAKGCKLTVIDIRANISAAKADRFLLVRPGTDYALNLAIIHELLAHKLYDVDFAQRWIHDLDKLAAFVKDYTPEWAAAETGVDAAEISVFAQDLAKASPAVIWHPGWMNARYKNSFYQSRTAYLINALLGSIGAKGGLPVANKPSDVGRKGLKKLVDLVPKPKDQRSDGVGWRYSHFDSGPGLLHLAFQAIATEDPYPVKAYIAYRHDPLMAYPDSAALKNIFDKLDFLVSVTFSWSDTAWYSDVVLPLSPYLERESILACKNGLKPYFFLRQRAVDPAFDTKADWEILSGLARRLDLAPLVFDSINDIWDYQLQGTGVTMADFEATGMVSLAEKPKYRSREELSFKTPSGKIEIITDRLEKAGVPSLLPYESPATPGPGQFRLTFGRCAVHTQGHTVNNPLLSEQMPENVLWINRQRADELKIADGEVVELASNGHRGRIKTKVTDMIHPDAVFMVHGFGHTLPVESRARGKGVADNDFMVGGLAMWDQAGGAMALQEHFVTVHKLEKA; encoded by the coding sequence TTGGCCGGCAAGCAAGTTTATAGTATCTGTGGCATGTGTACGGTGCGGTGTCCCATTCAGGTTGAGGTGAGGGAAAACCGTATCAGCTTTATTCAAGGCAATCCTCATGCGGCCGGAATGGAAGGCGCCCTCTGCGCCCGGGGGGGAGCAGGCATTGCCCTCATCGAGGATCGGGAACGTCCACAGTATCCGATGATTCGCACTGGCGCCCGGGGCGAGGGCAAGTGGCGCCAGGTAAGTTGGGATGAGGCCCTGGATTATACTGCGGAGCGGCTCAAGGACGTCATGGACAAATACGGGGCGAAAACGGTGCTCTTCTCCGACCGTGGTGGCCCCTTCCGGGACCTGTACCAGGCCTTCATGCGGGGCCTGGGGTCACCTAATTACTGCAACCACGATTCGGCCTGCGCCCGTAATGTGCAACATGCGGCGCTCTCGGTCATCGGGGGCGGCCGTAAAGAAGTGGGCTACGACTATAAGAATGCCCGCCACGTGGTCCTCCAGACCCGCAATATCTTTGAGGCCATCAACGTCAAAGAAGTAAATGACCTGTTGGAAGGCATGGCCAAAGGCTGCAAACTGACGGTCATCGACATCCGGGCCAATATCTCCGCCGCCAAGGCGGACCGGTTTCTCCTCGTCCGTCCCGGCACAGACTATGCCTTAAACCTGGCGATCATCCATGAACTCCTGGCCCACAAGCTCTACGATGTGGACTTTGCCCAACGCTGGATCCACGATCTGGATAAGTTGGCGGCCTTTGTCAAAGACTACACCCCGGAATGGGCCGCGGCGGAAACCGGCGTTGACGCCGCCGAAATCAGTGTCTTCGCCCAGGACTTGGCCAAGGCCAGCCCCGCGGTCATCTGGCACCCCGGCTGGATGAACGCCCGGTATAAGAACTCCTTTTACCAGTCCCGGACCGCCTACCTGATCAACGCCCTGTTGGGCAGTATCGGGGCCAAGGGCGGGCTGCCGGTGGCTAACAAGCCCAGCGACGTGGGGCGCAAGGGCCTTAAAAAGCTGGTGGATTTGGTCCCCAAACCGAAAGACCAGCGCTCCGATGGCGTGGGATGGCGGTATTCCCATTTTGACAGCGGCCCGGGTTTGCTGCATCTGGCCTTTCAGGCCATCGCCACCGAAGACCCTTACCCAGTCAAGGCGTACATCGCCTATCGTCATGACCCCCTCATGGCCTACCCGGATTCGGCCGCCTTGAAAAATATTTTTGATAAACTGGATTTCCTGGTATCCGTCACCTTCAGTTGGTCCGATACGGCCTGGTACTCCGACGTGGTGCTACCCCTGTCCCCCTACCTGGAGCGGGAAAGCATCCTGGCTTGTAAAAACGGCCTCAAGCCATACTTCTTTCTGCGTCAGCGGGCCGTGGACCCCGCGTTCGACACGAAGGCTGATTGGGAGATTTTAAGCGGGCTGGCCCGGCGCCTGGATCTTGCTCCCCTGGTCTTCGACAGCATCAATGATATCTGGGACTATCAGCTCCAGGGCACTGGGGTCACCATGGCGGATTTCGAGGCCACGGGGATGGTGTCGCTGGCCGAAAAACCGAAGTATCGCTCCCGGGAGGAACTCAGCTTCAAGACCCCTTCCGGCAAAATCGAGATCATCACCGACCGTCTGGAGAAGGCCGGGGTTCCGTCCTTGCTGCCGTATGAATCTCCAGCCACACCAGGTCCGGGGCAATTCCGCCTGACCTTCGGGCGCTGCGCGGTGCACACCCAGGGGCATACCGTCAATAATCCCCTGTTGTCGGAGCAGATGCCGGAAAACGTGCTGTGGATCAACCGGCAACGAGCGGATGAACTGAAAATCGCTGACGGCGAGGTGGTGGAACTGGCCAGCAACGGCCACCGAGGTAGAATCAAGACCAAGGTGACGGATATGATTCACCCCGACGCGGTCTTCATGGTCCACGGTTTCGGGCATACCCTGCCCGTCGAAAGCCGAGCCCGGGGCAAAGGAGTGGCCGATAACGATTTTATGGTCGGAGGGCTAGCTATGTGGGATCAGGCTGGCGGCGCCATGGCCTTACAGGAGCATTTCGTCACGGTCCATAAGCTTGAGAAGGCCTAG
- a CDS encoding ABC transporter substrate-binding protein produces the protein MRRPLWIFSLALAVFWVWTMPARAESPTAYARGILDKVMSLQNGAALSSQARANAIHGIIERSFDFAMMAKNSLGSTYDSISAGQRQDFTSTFSYLFQDSYTRLVLNFLKKENIQYGAERREGDRAQVATTIVRPNENIPVTYLMHATGQGWILYDVIVDGVSILHNYQTQFGQAIRTKSFGFLLNKMEEQRRALQ, from the coding sequence ATGAGAAGACCGCTCTGGATCTTTAGCCTGGCTCTGGCTGTTTTCTGGGTTTGGACCATGCCCGCCCGGGCGGAAAGTCCCACGGCTTACGCGCGGGGCATCCTGGATAAGGTCATGAGCCTGCAAAATGGCGCCGCCCTGTCCAGCCAGGCCAGGGCGAACGCCATTCACGGCATTATTGAGCGCAGCTTCGATTTTGCCATGATGGCCAAAAATTCGCTGGGCTCAACCTATGACAGCATCAGCGCGGGCCAGCGCCAGGACTTCACCAGCACCTTCAGCTACCTGTTCCAGGATTCTTACACTCGCCTGGTCCTCAACTTCCTCAAAAAGGAAAACATCCAGTATGGCGCCGAACGCCGGGAAGGCGATAGAGCCCAGGTAGCCACCACCATCGTACGCCCCAATGAGAACATTCCGGTAACCTATCTGATGCACGCGACCGGTCAAGGATGGATTCTCTATGATGTCATTGTGGATGGGGTCAGCATTCTGCATAATTACCAGACACAGTTCGGACAGGCCATCCGCACCAAGTCTTTCGGATTTCTCCTGAATAAAATGGAAGAACAGCGCCGCGCCCTTCAATAA
- a CDS encoding LysR family transcriptional regulator has protein sequence MARKRTDHGRGTALAESPAPTGFKIKGRLWLEKDGEAFLSWGRVVLLERIRELGSIAAAARSMDMAYSHAWSLVAEMNRLAGEELVSRSFGGKNGGRAWLTPAGEEIVAQFWRLVDTFREWIQTQKL, from the coding sequence ATGGCAAGAAAAAGAACCGATCATGGCCGGGGCACTGCCCTGGCCGAAAGTCCCGCCCCCACCGGGTTTAAGATCAAGGGCCGCCTTTGGCTGGAAAAAGACGGCGAGGCTTTCCTGAGTTGGGGACGGGTGGTGCTCCTGGAACGCATCCGGGAGCTGGGCTCCATTGCGGCTGCAGCCCGGTCCATGGATATGGCCTACAGCCATGCCTGGTCGCTGGTAGCCGAAATGAACCGGCTCGCGGGCGAAGAACTGGTGTCCCGGAGCTTTGGCGGGAAAAATGGCGGCCGGGCCTGGCTCACCCCTGCCGGTGAGGAAATCGTGGCCCAGTTCTGGCGTCTGGTGGACACCTTCCGGGAGTGGATTCAGACCCAGAAGCTTTAA